Part of the Engystomops pustulosus chromosome 4, aEngPut4.maternal, whole genome shotgun sequence genome is shown below.
agtaaatctgcatattaggggaataaaagttattaaaagattgcggggacgtgaggaataacccttaaaagggctatcttcCCGTCCTATAGATTTACCcgtcctttataggtagatccgtggttgtaagtttcctttaaaggaaacctaccacttgaagtggcaggtttccgatggcaatacacactattttagttagtgttttaaaccgcggtatcgcggtttaaaacactttttaaactttatagccggcgcaggcaggtacgcgctcggcgcttaccatgcacgccgctctcattcacttcctatgtagccgcgcgcacggtaagcgccgcgcGCGTaactgcctgcgccggctacaacgtttaaaaagtgttttaaaccgcgataccgcggtttaaaacactaactaaaatacgCTTTAAatacggtttaaaacactaactaaaatccggtattgccatcggaaacctgccacttcaagtggtaggtttcctttaagacactttatccaaaaacccatttaaaaagccaatatgcaaaactGATGCAGaggatgcaaaaacgcaatgGTACCAAAACGCCATGCGTGTCACCGGCCTAAGAACACTAAAATACCGGCCACAACAGGGTATGGCGGTAAAAATGACCTGCCAAAATAGGTGGTGGTAAGGAGCCCCTTAAACCTGCTCCCCACAAGCAAGTTTGGTCTGACAAACTTGCTCCTTGCACTTTTGGGACGGAATCTAGAATCACTCAACAGAAGTCAGCATGTCCGCTCACTGCATCAATTTTAGATTTGCCCTGAGAAATCCCACAAGCGCATGGAGGGAGTTTGATTGTGAGCAACGGGTAGAACTGTATCTATAAAAATACTGCCCAGGTGGCAAACCTTTCCATATGGCatcaaaatatttataaaatatcatCTGATGGAAAACACGGTGATTAATCTTACACAAAAAATTCTCTACATCCCATCCAATGAAATCCAAGGAATACACGGGTGTCATTGTACAACGTGGAAGTATTATGGAGCCATTATAGCGCTTGTGTGTACGAGGTCTATGACCATTAGAAAGGAGATaacgtttttttattatatatatatatatatatatatatatatatatacatacatactaataAATGCACTTTCTGCATGTTGTATACACTCTATAGTACATCCAGTGCACACATAGTATGGTATTTACATTACAAAATATTGAAATACATGCACTGCAATATGGTGGAGCGGAGAAGATAAAATACATGACTAGAATTTTTTCATTATAAATCTCCTTTGTGCGGCCATTAACACTGCACTACAGTCACACATAGCCCTGCAGCACATTTCCCTCACCgctccccctactggccacaatTAGCACTACACCTGGACTTGGACGCGGGGAAATGACGTCACTGACTCCCCACTCcctcctttattattattataaagctatTATATTAAGAGCATATTACACTATTagtctctttttctcttttatctTTATTATGAAATAATATGTTGTCGTAGAAAACTTTAAACTAATGATGTAACATATAGGTGCCCGTAACCATCATGGCCGCCGGTGCATAATATGACGTCACTTCAGCGCGCCGCATGTAACTATCCCTATGGATATACAGTAGTAGTGACATTGAGTGTCTGTCTGCACAGTGGCATCATGTGGGCGGCCGGGCACCTGATCGCCAGGGCGAGGGTAAGGGCATGACTGCGTGTACTGCTTATGTTTGGGGAGGGGGACATTGCTGCgcatatgtgctgcatacagGAAGGGGAGAGCGGGGTCTCTGCTCAcaactgagggtttgttacagttgtatccagcCTATGGCAATCTACAGTCTGGATTCCTTTTTACCTGAAATGAAACATTGTAGCAAACTCTCAGGAAGAGAGAATTATACAGCAAATGTAGATTATCCtgaactggatacaattgtagcaaaccctcaggtGTGTGAAGGATAAAggtatatatacatttacaaatgAAGTCTGAGTTGTGATTATCATGTTGCATGTGTAACCCTAGCATTAGATCTGTGTAGATTATTATACAGCCGGTACACATCTTCAACTCATTAAGCAATGACATACAAGGAAAGTTGCTAAAGTTACGCAAGTTTTCATTCCCATTTGTTATAGGGATTGTGGCGAGTTTACACCATCGAGGGGATGCATTGTAGATCAGTGGTGGTCTGACTAATGGGGTCCTGTGTTTCTCCATCTGGATAGAGTTGTGGTGCCAGGGATGGACGCGCCCTGTATGTGGGCAGCTTCAGCATTCCCCTGCAGCTGCCAGACATATCTGATGTGTGTCCTAGTGGTGAGCCCCCCACATCACTCTCCTGTGGATCTATCCTAAGACTATATTGGTCTTTTCTCCCTAGCAGACTTGTGTCCTCTGCAACCTCAGAAGATCATTTGCCTCAAAAGGAGAAGACCGGATCACACAAGTGCTGAAGACCAGGTTTCCTCTGGCCTCCTCTGTGAGAGTTGTGGATATTTCAGGTATTTATATTGTACATGAATGGAGACAATGATCTGAGATCCATTAGATCTCTCTGTTATCTGATCCCAGCATGATGTCCCCCTGCGGACAATGGTCTATTTTTTGTCAATAACGAAGAGTAAAGAGGGACAATGTGGAGACAAATACTATATTTACTGAGAGATTACCCACACCGCACATTTATTACATATGATCAGGCCAGGCAGACATGAGGATTCTCGTACTAGTAAGAAATCTAccttgtaaggcccctttcacacttgcgtttttcacacgcgttttctgcgcgtgcttttgatgcgcagagcttgcattgcactctgacccattgtaaccaatgggtcttttcagactggcattttttttcacgcacacacgcgcgtttaaatcttgacatgctctacttttgcaagtcatgcgcgtgaaaaacgcaccatacaagtctagggagacgcatcaaaaacgcatcgcactctgagacacttgcaagtgcaatgcgtttttcacgcatcaattgccatagaaaagatagagctcagccctgagtccatttcacaagcattttctgcgcgtgaaaaacgcattgaaattgcaatgaaaacgcgcgtgaaaaactgagacactgaacaaacactgactgaaaactgattgcactctgatgcaaaatgtgcgtttttcactgaccaaactctgatcgctccctgatcaaactctgacgtgatctgcaacgcaagtgtggaaggggcctaaggccatCACTGAGTCCGAGAGTCACTAATACCAGGTAGAGGCGTCTAGAAGTTTACTGATTGTCACtgaagtttttagtttttttctgtgtattacatgtcatcTCCATTCAACCACCTACAGTCAATTGTTAATCGCTACCAACTGCTATTCCTTCTGACTTCACCATCCACATGCACACATGCTCAGCAGATTCAAACCTGTATTTCAAATAGAGGGGAAGGACTGTTGCTATAACTCCTTAGGACACCCCCATAGACGGTACTCATGTTTACCCCACACCTTTGTGGAATCCAAGTTTGATTGCATCTGGTGCAGGTATTGCACATAGTCCATGTATAGTTCATATgaacaaaaaaaacctttggCACCTGCAGCCAAAACACCAAAATAAATTTCTGGGTCATGCAAGGCCTCTCTTTACACATCTCCCTCCTTATCATCTACTGTCTATTAGGAGTCTGAACTGCTGACAGACTCCCTTTAAGGTTCTCCGCATCTTTTTATCAGTTTGTCTAATAAAAATTACATTGGTCACAAGGAAAAATACCCCTTTATGAAATAgttaaataggacctgtcacctataaaaaaaaaaaaaaaaaaaacccactaggagctgcttactaccccatttttagcagtgaaactgctagctttatcggaacgcCCCCTCCTGAATACGCCGAACCACTGTGAGCTTGGTCCGGTgcattttttatgggtgacaggtcctctttaaattaagGAAGTTTCAGAATTGGAATTGTCCTTAATGGCCCCAAATGCAGTGCTGTAGTATAATCTGTGATGTGTCATCGGTTAGTGAATGCAGTTTGGCACATCTCATCCACCGATTGCCTGCATTGGTCGCTCACACCGTAAGGGTATATTTACAGTCCGATCAAAAAAACATGCACCCAAAATTTTTAATAGGAGGCAGGGGGGAGGGGTGTTGCACACTCCAACATATTTTAACAAACCTGCAGTTGTCAGAAGTTTTTCTGTCTAAAAAAATCTTTCTGTAGATATATATTCTGCTACAGTGTTTGGATGTAGGTAAGAGTTATCAGCCTGGAATCCAGGCTCATGATCCTACAGAGAATCGAACtacatacattgtaacaaacactcAGCTGTAAGCACAAGGTCAGGATGGGATTTCATCTTATAAATGAAATGGGAGTTCTGCCTCTTCTCAGTTTATGAAGCAATAAAGACAGTTGGGTAATTCAGTAATGATCTTAAATTATAGATACCGTAATatgaatgaaatctaccatcaaaatcaaacacttactcatagatccaggctctgtgactgtggtaatgttcttatatttattatccatggccgccaTCCTTCTGaatcaattttttaaaatattctaaTATGCCTggaaggctactggggtggtacCCAGAggttctgtgctgcagcttcacaggctgttacactgtttccacTTCCTCTGCTGCATTGACATTACATCAGCGGAGAGGGGGGAGAGTTTcagcatacagtgggagggggaaattctcctgcacagtgttacaCTGTTACAGCCTATGAACTTGCTGCACAGGAAGCTGCTGGTaacacccttaaaggaaacctaccactttccaacagtacttctaagcagcaaatgccgtgcaccagctcagggtgagctggtgccggagcttatcttcgttatgttcttaaactgttgtaaagcgtttaaacactttagtaatctttatattgaaagcagcttcggcgcaccctGGTAAGCGCTcagcgaccacttcctattcaggcgcaggcacggtcacgcgcatggtgcgccgcaCGTGTTCCACCGTGCGCCGAAGCGGCTTccaatataaagattactaaagtgtttaaacgctttacaacagtttaaaaacataacgaagataagctccggcgccagctcaccctgagctggtgcacgacatttgctgcttagaagcaccatcggaagtggtaggtttcctttaataaaaatgtattctacTGTTATAGATAACCCAGGTGCCTTCTTACAGGTGGATGTGGGGCAATGTATGAAATCCACATTGAGTCTGAAGAGTTCAAGGAGAAGCGCACAGTCCAGCAGCATCAGATGGTGAATGAGGTGAGACTTGTCATTGTGTTGTCTCTGACCACATGTATTAGTATGGAGCAGTGTTCAGGTCcatatgtaacatactgtaatgtcAGGGTGATAACTTGGTCCCTGGCAGAGGATCTCAGCTATTTTGTCTTGGGTGTCATTAGTGTTTGATGCTCACGCGCTGATGACCGCAATAAAGCGAGATGCAAATGTAAGCAGGAAAAGGACCTGCTTTTAGTTTTGCAGCCGGGAAGTCAGCTCATGGAAATGACATGCtggatggtaagggggctgccttacaaggaagcTTAGTGGTAATGTTTACCTTGTCCCATTCTGGAAAATGTattagcatatttcccagaatcccctagtggagcatcaatggcttcaAGTCTCCACAAACCTGCAAGATGGATTTAATTGGTAAAGTCCTCTGTAAGGAGTGCTCCTACTTGCCCCAACCTGGGCAAAATCCTTTCCGATAAACCATTTTCCTAAAATCTACTGATAAGATGCAAACACATAGAAACAGCGATGTCTACAGTAGGGAATCAGTTccctctggaatagatatactggtttggctttaatcctgcatcgTGTCATTCGGCTTCCTGGAGGTCATGCTGGatggtaagggagctgccttacaaggtagcaaaagaggcaatgtttttcttgtcccatcctggaaaacttatttgcatatttgacAGAATCGTCAAGTAGAGTGTTggtggctgtaagtctccacacacctacaaggcggccttaatttgtATAGGCTCCTCTTACTTCCCGAACCCGGTAGGATGCGTGCATAGGTAGGATGCGTGCATAGGTAGGATGCGTGATAACCATTGAATCAATGGAGGACATTTATAatgaaacaccccccccccctccggtgcCACCTATATACAGGAGTCTCCAGCCTCCAGCGACCATTCAGGCTTGTACGATCACAGTCACAGGCACGTGGGGCAGAAATGTCCCGGGCCGGCCCACTCCAACGCGGGCTACACCCCCTTCATGTCCATTGCCTTCCACTTGGAGTTGGCGGAACGGGAAAAATCATTGCAATGCCTGGCGGTTTGTAGTTTTTCAGGGCTTTTACGCCAGAAAAGACGTGTATGAGCCCTGATCAGGGACGGCTCCTTGAAtcagtaggcccttgggcgacagagcctcagtgggccccttggcagtaaactcatgtggcggcattaaaaacacacaatttAATGAATAAATAGTCCGCTGGTCCAAGAATTAATCTCTTAGCGCTCTACACCGTACGtgtacacattgtaatgaatcctatgtaaaaatgccatatactgcaatacagtagtattgcagtatgtggtgggagtgatcaggccatctagggttaatttatCTACAGCTGATATATAactaagtaaacagtaaaaatcctaaaaacaGGCATCACTGCgtctcaaaatgtctgatcaaaatataaaaacggttattcctgacagtgaaccccataatggaagataGCGCCCAATTATCCAAAACGGcacctttacaccattttacatcacatacaaatttttacaaaaagtggcacagtcctcaaaatggtagcgatgaaaacgtcagctcatctcgtaaaagatgacaccacacacagctcctacaccatagtatgaaaaagttttcatttttgacgatgtataaaaatacaataaaacctataaaaactgaACACACAATAAAGTGacacacatgcattttttcaTACAGTtgctccatgaattaatatacagccccacaaACTTTTAACTGTGAcagccaggctccattcattaagaATATACATCCCCCTGCCCCATGAATTAATTAAATGCACATTAGGTACCATATTATGGGaggtagaaaaataataaaccttaACTCACCTCATGCACGCAGGTCCAGGGCTCCATCCTGCGCCCCACTTCACCTCTTCTGGGGCCACCGTCTTCAGCACAGCGTCAACTGTGCGGCAGCTCTGCCTGTCGATTGCAGAAGAAATTGAGTGCCCCTGCGATCACCTTGCAGCGCCGCTCCCCGTCACCTGCGCCAGTAGGCGCCACAaggatgccgatgtaattgagttttgtGATCGGGCCAGCGTGTGCCGTGGGCCCCACTGGGAGCTCCGGGGCCCTGGCACATGCCCGGGtacgccgggtgctgacgccggccatGGCCCTGATACATATCTCATGTGCATGAGGGAATTGCCTGTAGagacggtccccttcttaagaacacccgacctacagacgacccctagttacaaacggacctctgtatttTGGTCATTTAGTGTACTTTAGCCCTGGACTAcattaatcagctgtaacagttatgaaatgtatcagcaatgaagctttattattaatcctggttcttataacaatccaacattttcaaaatccaatttcacagagatcaaaaaaattttattataaaatatacagttctgacttgaatacaaattcagcttaggttctgtaggtttgttcccaTCCTGCCTGTATTCTCATACCTTATACGGGTGTCTTCTTCTCCCTCCCTCTAGGCTCTTCAAGAAGAGATTAAATCCATGCACGGCCTGAGAATATTCACATCTGTTCCAAAACACTGAAGATAGAGGGCTGGATTGTCTGTGTAACCAGCCCCGGGGGCCGTCGCCTGCTGTATACACCGGGGATGAGGGggttatgtaatattccatgcactGCAGGAAGAATGGggagatatatttatataagctgCTGACATTGCACATTATAGTTTTTCTACCTAgaatataaaatgaatattctaaTAAAGTGAAGTAACACAGTGCACAGATGTCTGGTTCTATTAATGATTaatttttatttctatagcgccatcatattccttagcgctttacatcataggggacatatacaaatataatattacattacacagaacaaacagtcatatggaacaatagcttacagtctatggctacattcacacacatgtatgggggacgtatgtacggccgatgtatgtcccccatacacttcatgtcctatcttttcccgtgttacggcgcagtgcttacagtctatgaggatgagggggtgacacaagagcttacagtctatgaggatgagggggtgacacaagagcttacagtctatgaggatgagagggtgacacaagagcttacagtctatgaggatgagggggtgacacaagagattacagtctatgaggatgagggggtgacacaagagcttacagtctatgaggatgagggggtgacacaagagcttacagtctatgaggatgagagggtgacacaagagcttacagtctatgaggatgagagggtgacacaagagcttacagtctatgaggatgagggggggtgacaccagagcttacagtctatgaggatgagggggtgacacaagagcttacagtctatgaggatgagggggacacacaagagcttacagtctatgaggatgagggggtgacacaagagcttacagtctatgaggatgagagggtgacaccagagcttacagtctatgaggatgagggaggtgacacaagagcttacagtctatgaggatgagggggacacacaagagcttacagtctatgaggatgagggggtgacacaagagcttacagtctgaggatgagggggtgacacgagcttacagtttaggaggatgaaagggtgacacaagggcttacagtctatgaggatgagggggtgacacaagagcttacagtttatgaggatgaggggtgacacaagagcttacagtctatgaggatgagagggtgatacaagagcttacagtctatgaggatgagagggtgacacaagagcttacagtctatgaggatgaggggggtgacacaagagcttacagtctatgaggatgaggggggtgacacaacagcttacagtctatgaggatgaggggggtgacacaatagcttacagtctatgagaatgagggggtgatacaagagcttacagtctatgaggatgagggggggacacaagagcttacagtctatgaggatgagggggtgacacaaaagatataagagcttgtacaatggtccagccataaAATGGAattgaaataatttaataaacaggtgctgctgcttgaaccagtcatcagccatcggtcatatataaatatataatatatactcgagtataagccaagtttttgaaCACAAAACTCAgcttcagaaaaagaaaaaaaaaagtgtactcaccttccgacgtccccccggcaggtcctcttctattgaTCGATGCTCCGGTATCTTCTCTGTGTCCCCTTGCTGACAtgagtgtgtgccgatgccggcgcacatagtagaatgtcagtgagcggctgacgtcacgatccctgcgaTGAACAGCgtggggacacggagccgatgccagagCTGCAATGGATTAAATAGGACCTGCCGAGGGGGCGTCTGTAAGGCTATATACttccgggggcaggctgtacactacaggggggctggcaggctgtatactactgggggctagctgtatactacagtgggcaggatggcgatatactacaggggcatggctggctggctggatatactacagggggctggctggctatatactggggggctgtgaccaatgcatttcccaccctcggcttatactcaagtctttattaaggtttttttgtttaggtttttccagttttttgtgttaaaattaggggtctaggtttatactcaggtcggcttatactccagtatatataatgtatatgtatatatatttcttagaccctcaagCGTACTTTAACCCAGACAGTATGATCATCacaccatatacagcaataccacaGACACCGTGTGGTAATCAATCAAGATctatggagcccctctggctcatatgcatcatttttaaaggctTATTTGCTAACAACaaggaagagcggatcctgccagagggggcacacaccagtatgtacttgctttacaatccttcatcctggtggtagatgtcctgtagtacAGTAATAGTGTCCTGACATCAGTGAGCACAATGATGTGATCACACTACACACGACACATTCTCCCCAAGGAAggaaaattattattaatttgtgGAAAGGGAAAAAAGTGTCTTTTATGGACACTTTAATAAGTTCAATCTttacatacaatggggcagatttacttacccggtccattcgcaatccagcagcgcgttctctgtgctggattcgggtccggccgggatttattaaggtagttcctccgccgtccaccaggtgagcTGCtgagctgaaaagcatcggaacgcactggagttcaccggctcaggctgagtgaaggtaagtgcaagctccgcgacagattttttttttttaaatgcggcgttttttccgaatccgtcgggttttcgttcggccacgccccccgatttccttcgcgtgcatgccagcgccgatgcgccacaatcccggggcaattcaggggaaatcggcgcaaatcggaaatattcgggtaacacgttgggaaaacgcaaatcgagc
Proteins encoded:
- the BOLA3 gene encoding bolA-like protein 3 isoform X1, producing MTSLQRAACNYPYGYTVVVTLSVCLHSGIMWAAGHLIARARQTCVLCNLRRSFASKGEDRITQVLKTRFPLASSVRVVDISGGCGAMYEIHIESEEFKEKRTVQQHQMVNEALQEEIKSMHGLRIFTSVPKH
- the BOLA3 gene encoding bolA-like protein 3 isoform X2, yielding MWAAGHLIARARTCVLCNLRRSFASKGEDRITQVLKTRFPLASSVRVVDISGGCGAMYEIHIESEEFKEKRTVQQHQMVNEALQEEIKSMHGLRIFTSVPKH